TGCTGGGCACCTTCCGCGAGGCGGGCTTCCACCAACCGGATCTGCAGGTGGTGGCCGAGCGCATGGAGATCAGGATGGAGCGCAACCGGCTGTACGAGCGGGCGATGGGCTACAAGGACGGCGACCGGTTCGCCACCGCCGTGCTGCTGGACTTCCCGCCGCCAGGTTCGGCCGACAGATACGTCGACGTCATCAACTTCGGGCACGATCCGCCCTTCGCGGTCAGCGCGCGGGGGGTACGCCGACTGGACGCGGGCAGTAGCAGGCTTCCGCTCGGCCTCAACGAGCTGGTCCCGTTGCCGGACCGGCCCTCGGGGCCGCACCGGGTGCGCATCGCGGAGGACGAGACGCTGCTGCTCACCACGGACGGGGTGACCGAGGCCCGTGACCGGGCGGGCGACTTCTTCCCGCTGGCCGAGGCGCTGGAGGTGGCCGTGGCCCAGGAGCCGCATCTCGCCGACTCGCCGTACCGACTGGTCAGGGCGGTGCGGGACAGGATGCTGCAGCACGTCTACGGACGGCTCCAGGACGACACCACGATCTTCGCCGTCAGGCTCGCGTCTCCGTCCTCGGAACCGGTCGAGCCGATGCTCTCGTTCACCCGGTGGACGGAGACGTCCTCGACCACCACCGCCCTGCCCGGCCGGAAGGACTCCGCTGCCCTGCCCCGCCGCGAGGACTCGGTCGAACCGCCCCGCTGACTCGCCCCGCCGACACGGCCCCCACCGCGGTGCGCGGCACACGCGCTGAAGCCCGGTACGAGCAGCTCAATGCGGTACGGGCAGCTCAGTGCGGTACGAGCGTCGTGGCGAGCCGGAGTGCTCCCAGCAGCTCGGCGCGGGTGCCGAGCCCGGCGGGGAGGATGACCAACCCCGCCGCTATGGCCGGCTGGGCGTGCTGGCGCACCGCGGTGGCGACGCCTGCGACGAACGCCCCGGTGGAGGTGGTACCCAGCTCCCCGCCCACGATCAGGGCGGAGGGGTTGAGGAGGTTGCAGAACGAGGCGAGGACACCGCCGAGCGTCCGTCCCGCACCGTCCAGAATGCGCTCGGTGACAGGGTCGTCCACCTGAGGGAGGAAGCGCGGACCGGACACCACTCCGGGGTGGGTGTGGGCGATCTGCGCCGCGAGGGCGGAGACCGACACCACGGTCTCCAGGCAGCCCCGATTGCCGCAGCGGCACATCTCGGTGTGTCCCGGCAGCTGGGTGTGCCCGATCTCGCCCGCGTACCCCAGCGCCCCCCGGTACGGCAGTCCGCCGACGACGATCCCCGCGCCGATACCGTGCGAGACCTTGACGTAGAGAAAGTCGGTGTAGCGACGGCCGACTCCGAGGTGCAGTTCGCCGTACGCGCCGAGCAGCGCGTCGTTCTCCGCGTGCACGGGCACGCCGAGGCGTTGTTCGAGCTCCTTGCGGGGAGCGAGCCCCACCCAGCTCGACAGGATGGTGGGGGAGCGGACGAGCCCCGACGCGGTGTCGAGCGGGCCGGGCACTCCGGCGACGACGGCACCGAGCCGGTCGACCCCGAGCGATCCACGCAGGCCGCCGAGCAGACCCACCGCACGGTCGATGGCCTCGACGGCCCGCAGATCGACGTCGAGTTCCACCCGTTCCTCGGCGACGGGGCGGCCGAGGGAGTCGCCCAGGGCCACGTTGATGTGGTTGTGGCCGAAGTCGATGGCAGCCACGGGGGCGCCCCCGTCCCGGGGGACGACCCGGAGCACCGCTGCGGGCCGGCCGCTGCCGGACCCCGGTCCACCGCCCTCCGCCTGTGTCTCGGTGACGCGTTCGTCGGCGAGCAGCCTGGTCACGGCGTGGTTGACGGTGCTCCGGGAGAGTCCGCTGAGTTCGACGATCCGCGCACGGGTCAGATGGCCCGCCGACTGGATGTGCAGGAAGACGTCCTCGCGGGTCCGGTCGCGGGGCGAGGAGCCTGCTGGCGTCTGAGGCATGCGCAGATCCTATGGTCATGCCGCCCGTCGGCGGCGGGTGTGCGACGACCCCCGTTCACCCTCAAGTACCGCCGCCCGTAACCCGATAGCCCTCCACGGAAGCCCGCGGAAGTCGTCCGGTGGACCTGTTTCCGCCAACCTGTGAACCGAGTTCGGGAGCATTGACGGTGCTCGGGGCGCCCGGCGGTCCCGTTCCTCCGGTGCCTCCGGAACCGGTTCCGAGCCCGGTTTACTCTCAACAACCCTCCTGACGTGCCCTTATAGCAGACGGACCGTCCAGTGTCACGGTGTCCGAACGACGGGAACCCCCATCAACCATTCGACCAATCAAAGGTCGAAAACCTCGCGAAACTCATCATGTTTTTGCCATTGACCACAGAAAAAGTCGCTCTTAGGGTCAGCTCAGCTCACGCCGAGCGGACGATCCTTCCGCAGACCTCCGGGCAGGAGGTTTGCCCGTCCGGCGTGAACCTCCTATCTGGACATTGCGGTTGAGAGAGGACTACTGACATGCACACCACACGTCTCCCCAGAGGTGCGCGCCGCGGCCGGGCCATCGCGATCGCCGCCGCCACCGCGGTCGTCGCCGGCATCGTCTTCACCGGAGTTCCCGCGGCCACCGCGGCCACCTCCGACCCCAACCCGGCGGCGCTGGAGCTGAAGAACGCGGCGCTGTCGCGGGAAGCCGCCACCCAGGGCATGGTCCTCCTCGAAAACCACGACCACGCGCTCCCGATCGCCAAGAAGGGCAATGTCGCGCTCTTCGGTGTCGGCGCCTACAAGACCGTCAAGGGCGGTACGGGCTC
The DNA window shown above is from Streptomyces sp. NBC_00247 and carries:
- a CDS encoding PP2C family protein-serine/threonine phosphatase encodes the protein MPVPHGSGLFRRQPRLDRALLVILGRPRRRLGWLLPLTLLVVVCFADWNTSGDFRVLSWLVVVPVVAAALCPVGTTALFAVAAVVAYRGIDQAWEHEYRAGLPDFILVTMGGLLAVAAAWLRRRGERRALSVRNVADTTRATVIRPLPPSWGGLLHAHIYLPADAEARLGGDFYDIQPSPWGTRALLGDVQGKGLGAVAVAANLLGTFREAGFHQPDLQVVAERMEIRMERNRLYERAMGYKDGDRFATAVLLDFPPPGSADRYVDVINFGHDPPFAVSARGVRRLDAGSSRLPLGLNELVPLPDRPSGPHRVRIAEDETLLLTTDGVTEARDRAGDFFPLAEALEVAVAQEPHLADSPYRLVRAVRDRMLQHVYGRLQDDTTIFAVRLASPSSEPVEPMLSFTRWTETSSTTTALPGRKDSAALPRREDSVEPPR
- a CDS encoding ROK family transcriptional regulator encodes the protein MPQTPAGSSPRDRTREDVFLHIQSAGHLTRARIVELSGLSRSTVNHAVTRLLADERVTETQAEGGGPGSGSGRPAAVLRVVPRDGGAPVAAIDFGHNHINVALGDSLGRPVAEERVELDVDLRAVEAIDRAVGLLGGLRGSLGVDRLGAVVAGVPGPLDTASGLVRSPTILSSWVGLAPRKELEQRLGVPVHAENDALLGAYGELHLGVGRRYTDFLYVKVSHGIGAGIVVGGLPYRGALGYAGEIGHTQLPGHTEMCRCGNRGCLETVVSVSALAAQIAHTHPGVVSGPRFLPQVDDPVTERILDGAGRTLGGVLASFCNLLNPSALIVGGELGTTSTGAFVAGVATAVRQHAQPAIAAGLVILPAGLGTRAELLGALRLATTLVPH